Proteins from one Primulina tabacum isolate GXHZ01 unplaced genomic scaffold, ASM2559414v2 Contig436, whole genome shotgun sequence genomic window:
- the LOC142534247 gene encoding early light-induced protein 1, chloroplastic-like, which translates to MAAAATGMQMICGAGFNSRTVGLNQFVPLKSASLFKRDLKFRIRSMAEDGDDVTGEKEKAAVPIPPKLFSTPPAPPQPEESTKITNIMAFDGPGPERINGRLAMIGFVSAIAVELTRGQDIFSQIQNGGIPWFLGTTVLLSVASLVPLFKGVSADSKSRGLMTSDAELWNGRLAMVGLIALAYTEYVKGGTLV; encoded by the exons ATGGCAGCTGCAGCAACGGGGATGCAAATGATCTGTGGAGCTGGTTTTAATTCAAGAACAGTTGGTTTGAACCAGTTTGTACCTTTGAAGAGCGCGTCACTTTTTAAGAGGGATTTAAAGTTCAGAATTCGAAGCATGGCTGAG GATGGTGATGATGTCACTGGAGAGAAAGAAAAAGCAGCAGTTCCAATTCCTCCTAAGTTGTTTTCAACACCTCCTGCACCGCCGCAACCCGAG GAAAGCACCAAGATTACAAACATAATGGCCTTTGACGGGCCTGGCCCGGAGAGGATCAACGGTCGTCTAGCCATGATCGGATTCGTGTCAGCCATCGCAGTAGAATTAACCAGAGGACAGGATATCTTCTCGCAAATACAAAACGGAGGGATCCCGTGGTTTCTCGGGACGACTGTTTTGCTATCCGTGGCATCACTTGTGCCGTTGTTTAAAGGAGTGAGCGCGGATTCGAAATCGCGGGGATTGATGACATCTGATGCAGAGCTTTGGAATGGAAGGCTTGCAATGGTAGGATTGATAGCTTTGGCTTACACCGAGTATGTCAAGGGTGGGACTCTTGTCTGA